Proteins encoded in a region of the Magallana gigas chromosome 8, xbMagGiga1.1, whole genome shotgun sequence genome:
- the LOC105328725 gene encoding 4-hydroxy-2-oxoglutarate aldolase, mitochondrial produces the protein MRRAVSNLTRYCAGSGFITPGRAPRTATVVMSVSRLSSTSSGRLDVSGIYPPIATPFNKDESIAFDKLTENMQKWNKIPFGGYVVQGSNGEYVYQTAEERIKVVEHVVKAAAPGKVILAGSGCESTRDTIEMTNRMADVGADAALVVTPSYYKGGMHNRALISHFTKVADDSKIPILLYSVPGNTGIDLDPEVIIVLSCHPNIIGLKDSGGDIAKLAHLVISTQSNDFQIMAGSAGFLLPAYLIGCVGGVCGAANMLGQELCDLEQLYKQGKLKEATNLQQRIVAPNACVTKRFGVPGLKVAMEWFGYYGGPVRSPLQPITSEQEEIMRTVFKLSGFIH, from the exons CTGACCAGGTATTGCGCGGGGTCGGGATTTATTACGCCGGGGAGGGCTCCTAGGACGGCGACAGTTGTGATGTCGGTTTCCAGGCTGTCCAGCACCAGCAGTGGACGGCTGGATGTGAGCGGGATCTACCCTCCCATAGCCACCCCGTTCAACAAGGACGAGAGTATTGCCTTCGACAAGCTGACCGAAAACATGCAGAAGTGGAACAAGATACCGTTTGGGG GGTATGTAGTCCAAGGATCCAATGGGGAGTATGTATACCAAACAGCCGAGGAGAGGATCAAAGTGGTGGAACACGTCGTCAAAGCTGCCGCCCCGGGCAAGGTCATTCTGGCGGGGTCTGGGTGTGAAT CTACCAGAGATACCATAGAGATGACCAATCGGATGGCAGATGTAGGAGCCGACGCTGCCCTTGTCGTAACCCCTAGTTATTACAAGGGTGGCATGCACAACAGGGCACTGATCAGCCATTTCACTAAg GTTGCTGATGACAGTAAGATACCTATACTGCTGTACAGCGTCCCCGGTAACACTGGCATTGACCTTGACCCTGAGGTCATTATTGTCCTATCATGTCATCCCAACATAATCGGTCTGAAGGACAGTGGGGGAGAT atTGCAAAGCTAGCCCACCTAGTTATAAGCACCCAGAGTAATGACTTCCAAATCATGGCAGGGTCTGCTGGCTTCTTACTTCCTGCTTATCTCATAG GTTGTGTGGGTGGGGTTTGTGGAGCGGCCAATATGTTGGGACAAGAACTCTGTGATCTGGAGCAGCTGTACAAACAGGGGAAACTGAAGGAGGCCACAAACCTACAGCAGAGGATCGTGGCTCCTAATGCCTGT GTAACCAAGAGGTTCGGAGTACCAGGCCTGAAGGTTGCTATGGAGTGGTTTGGTTACTATGGAGGACCAGTCAGGTCACCGTTACAGCCAATCACAAGTGAGCAGGAGGAGATAATGCGGACTGTGTTTAAATTATCCGGATTTATTCACTGA